Proteins encoded within one genomic window of Sphingomonas cannabina:
- a CDS encoding MarR family winged helix-turn-helix transcriptional regulator yields MTTRRKLTDADYAALADFRHLLREFLAFSEGRAAEWGLTPQQHQALLAIRGAGSGEVTIGYLADRLILKPHSATGLVDRLEALGLVRREASPADRRRALIALTPKAQDLLERLSATHREEIIRLKPMLAGFLDRFG; encoded by the coding sequence ATGACGACGAGGCGCAAGTTGACCGATGCCGACTACGCGGCGCTTGCCGATTTCCGCCACCTGCTCCGCGAATTCCTCGCGTTCAGCGAAGGGCGCGCCGCGGAGTGGGGCCTGACGCCGCAGCAGCATCAGGCGCTGCTCGCGATTCGCGGAGCGGGGAGCGGGGAGGTGACGATCGGCTACCTCGCCGACCGGCTGATCCTGAAACCGCACAGCGCGACCGGCCTCGTCGACCGGCTCGAGGCGCTGGGGCTGGTCCGCCGCGAAGCCTCTCCCGCCGATCGCCGCCGCGCATTGATCGCGCTGACGCCCAAGGCGCAGGACCTGCTCGAACGCCTCTCCGCGACGCATCGCGAGGAGATCATCCGCCTCAAGCCGATGCTCGCCGGATTCCTCGATCGATTCGGCTAG